In Rhopalosiphum padi isolate XX-2018 chromosome 3, ASM2088224v1, whole genome shotgun sequence, the genomic stretch ataccattgttttaacaaaaaaaaagtcacaTTGTAAATATCCACTTAAAAGTTTTCTAAACTGAGCTACTAACTCTCGTTTAGTACTAAGTAGCTCAGCATCGAGAATGTTTAGGTggatatttatttgatggaacaATGATATTTTCTGGACATAAATTTGATCCATCAGTAAGTTGTTTTTCagagtaaataatttatcttatgtatttcatatacatttcattttttaaatcaaaaattgataTGCTGAGGAttgtataaaatttgatataaattaatgatagcCACTAAATTATGATCATTTATTCACTACtgtttcattaaatgtttagtgaATGCCTTTGTAACTCAGCATTCTAGaatgttaaaaatgaattataacaatttgGTTTAGACTTTCAAACTTACGTCTACACGTCACCCGTAAGATTGAATAACTCTCTTTTAGTACTAATTTTATCTTCTTCAGGATTCAAGTCAACTCGATATTGGTACTAGGATCAATTTGTGTATGTTATGATTGGAAAATAATTTGCTAATAGTTTTATTGGCTGTCCAGAAGTTCCTaaagtatacaaatacatattattcacaataaaaatgctattaatatacaatttattaatattggttataattggttatataattattaggtttggtaaaattttaaacagAACCTGAAAAAAAACTTTACACTGAATTACAAACTAAAATGAGGACATGATTCAGTAATTCAGTGATTCAgtcatacttttaatttttaatttattttaaagttaatttgtgTTTGCCAATGTTACATACCtactagtatattttataccatgaCTGctccaataatattatctacataacaaattttaattcaccACTCCTATTGAAGGCACTATTAATGAAAACCAATATCTCTATCAGTAACTACTTTTAGATACAACATTTTCAAgtatagttcaaaaataatataatcaagtaAAAATCTTACAAATGACCaaaattgacaatatttaaacaatttaaaaagtaatattaccattatatactaaaaatattcaaaacaagcagatattgttataaaacattGCATTGATGTTGTCGTTAACAGTAGATCACAATAATGCTGAAAATTCATAACCgctcattaattatttacaccACTTGCAGATAAAAAGTTTGATGaagaattaatgaaataaatctcTTGAGTTGTGAGTGTTGTgactaaaaattacaattttataacaatttacaaaaaaataaaaccattattttttaacaaaaaaaacagATATCAAAATATAACATGATTATACTTATTAGCTCACttgaaagtaaaaaattttacacaccaataatattaattacctaccaAATTGAAACATTGATGCCTGAtatctgtatagtatatatgtttatacgttatatttttatcttttgacACTCAGAAATTTTAGCGTAcccctataattattaaaatcttaatgCCTGCTATAAATACAGGAATCACAAATCTTCATAAATGTTCAATTTATGAGAATTTCTAGTGTTAATATGGTATTATCAAcacatcataaataaattttgctTATAGGTTAAGCTACCAAAGGTTTTACAAGTCTATTTTTACACATTCATACTCATCAGTGTGTACTAGTAACAAGTAATAGTTTCTTTAAAAATGTCCTCGTAGTCATAACTAGGGTGTTGACGACTTAAGCATTTTTTTTCCTTTGATCCTATAAAATGCTATCTAAtctataaatttgtttcatgTTCCTttgattcaatataaattaatttatttacatttttttgaatttttaacttcattcTTTATACGTTTAGgtcatttttagtaatttttgtaCAATGTGGAGAATTGTTCTCAAATAATGAAagccaagatttttttttaataattttatattttttttttacagtacatttaacttacaatttaaatatttactaaattttgtTTACAGACATCttcatatttttaagttcatttgttgatatttttatagattatcaATATCCTATATCTATTCATAAAAAATCTAGTTAAATTGAATGAGCCAGAAAAGATTTgtcattaaactataataaataatttattattagtattaagtattagttttaattcattaatattcattattagttctaaaaaaatggttaaaatctTAAACAAAAACTTACCCATTAACAAATAAAACCCATTTATGGAAATGGTATAAAGATTTTGATCATGTatgtaatttagtatattaattgtagtttttaatagttttgagGTAGTATAACTACTGCATTGTCCATAATCAAACTCAATATTGTTCAGGATCATAAATTAAGAGGAAcacaaatattgataaaataaaatatctcaatataattcatttaaaaaaaattacatttattattggaaacaaaatactttacattatataaaaacacattatttgtgGTTGtacattatgtttgaaaataataaaaaaaaaacactgaaaatGTAATGCAgagatatacaatatattaataaatatatttgtcacAATGAATCATTCTGATTCTAagtagagtaaaaaaaaaatattatacagtaactaataaaatattaaagtaatggtACATTAGgcatgtacttatataattagtGCTCATGTGTTAATTACAGACTTATAATTcaggtacattatttattttttacatatatgtTATGTATCAGTCTTATAAGTTTCCATAATATTTCTGGTAAAACGTGAGCGCAATATCAggccattttttataaataatagtagccTCAAGTACACCTACACCAGAGTAAATGCCTTTTCGCCATTGAAGATGGTAATAAATTTCGTTTCTTCTTCTCATTGGACCAAACATTTTATCAACTTCAAATCCATCACCAAATGTAGGATCATTTGGATCCTTATCAACTATTTCTCTTCGGAAAATAGTTTTGGAGTCTATGGCTGATGGTAATTGGAGATTTATTTCTTCGATTAGCTCAgaactataaaacaaaaaatttatttaataattaatttacctattacaaataacttaagaaaaaatttataaaaccataGAATTTGtagaatagaaaatataattacaatgagattctacttatatattaataactaaatataaataaatgtatcatatgAAAGTTTATTGAATGTAAAggacataaatgtaatattccaaattatttaactaatttaatggACAACTAGAGTGACTGGAAACATCTATTTTCATTACTCTGaccatatttacaaaaaattgaataattttctaGCTAATTAAAATATCCATCTTCACAACCTAGCTTTTACTatctaatttgaaaaataataatttaagttaaaatcatttaaatacatattacaaaatatattttataactggtTATGAGTGAttgatttttttagtaatttttctaCAATGTCTATAtcattgtttatttgtatttaaatgattggACTAAGCCTACTAATTAACCAcggataaaatgttttaacataTCAAATATAACCAGAACTGACAGaagttaaagaaaaattatcaaaaatataataagaaaactaAAGTAACTAAGTAGAATATACAATTCCaaatagtacaataaaaattCTATAGTGGCGGACGATTATACATGCCATTATACATGTTGCATGAACTCAgtctaaatttttttctttcaatacaacattttaactATGGTTTAAGTACCATTACtttgaaaattgataataaacaaaacCACCTTTAGCTAGGCACGCACAATCTGCTGTGCAGGCGTGTATAGCGAATCCATCGATGGGATATATTTCAAACGAACGATACTCTAATAATCTAATACAAAAGGACATTTATTTCCCGCGGTTTACCGCTTATAGTTGTTTCGTTTTTCTGTGGGACTTTAAGCGAAAAGCGCGTTTCTCTCACAGACCGTGATAACAACACACAAGTGGGTAAACCACAACAATAAACGACAACGACGCGGCACGGCGAGAAAGTAGAAAATCAAGCAGCAAACGGGCAGACAGCGTGTTTACTTTGCGCGCTAActgtaaaaatgttgaatacaCACTTGTTTGGTAACGACAACTGTTGACTGGGGCCGGCCTTGGCATTTatgtcgtcgttgtcgtcgtcgtcagcggcggcggcggcagcgtcATCGGCGGCGGCATCGGCGTCATCGGCGGCGGCATTGGCGGCATCGGCGGCatcagcggcggcggcggcatcggcggcggcggcttccGGAACGTCACCAATGTTGTCGGCTTCATAATTAATGTTGGGTAACGACAACTGCTGTCTTAGGACGGCCTTGGCATttatatcgtcgtcgtcgtcgtggtcGTCGGCGGCGGCTGCATCGGCGGCGGTTTCCGGAACGTCACCAACGTTATCCATTCCGTAGTGGTAATCAGGTAACGACAACTGCTGTCTTAGGATGGCCTTTGCGTTTATGTCCTCGTCgtagtcggcggcggcggcttctGGGACGTCACCAACGTTATCCATTCCGAAGTGGTAATCGGGTAACGACAACTGCTGTCTTAGGATGGCCTTTGCGTTTATGTCCTCGTCgtagtcggcggcggcggcttccGGGACGTCACCAACGTTATCCATTCCGTAGTTGTAATCGGGTAACGACAACTGCTGTCTTAGGAAAGCCTTTGCGTTtatatcgtcgtcgtcggcggcggcggcggcggcggcttccCGTACGTTATTAACGTTATCCATTCCGTAGTTGTAATCGGGTAACGACAACTGCTGTCTTAGGATGGCCTTTGCGTTTATGTCCTCGTCGTCATCGTCGGTGGCGGCTTCCGGAATGCCATAGACATTGTCGTTTCCGTAGATAACGTTGGCGTCAGTTTCAATTTCAGAGTGGTGGACGTAGGCGTTCGTCTGGTCGTAGATATTATCGGCATCATAGAAATCGTTGCCGTCGGAGTCGAAGTCGGAATCGGAATCGGAGTCGGCTTGAAGATCGTCTCTGAGGGTGCGAGGAATATTGTCAATGGGCACCGCATCAATAACATCGGGAATAGACTCCTCGTCAGAAACTTCGTCAATAACATTGGGAATATGCTCCTCGTCAGGAACTTCGTCAATAACGTCGGGAATATGCTCCTCGTCAGGAACTTCGTCAATAACGTCGGGAATTGGCTCCTCGTCAGGAACTTCGTCAATAACATCGGGAATAGACTCCTCGTCAGGAACTTCGTCAATAACTTCGGGAGTAGGCTCCTCTTCAGGAACTTCGTCAACAAGCACCGCATCAATAACATCGGGAATAGGATCCGCGTCAGGAACATCTTCAATAAGCATCGTGTCAGGAACATCTTCAATAAGCATCACGTCAGGAACATCGTCAATAAGCACCGCGGCAGGAACATCGTCAATAAGCACCGCAGCAGGAACTTCGTCAACAAACATCGCGGCAGGAACATCGGGAATAGGGACTGCGGCAGGAACTATGGTATTCTCATAAACGGCGGAGGTGTCAGGAACTCCGGATTTTTCATTAATACCAATAGTGGCAGAAActcgagtgtttttttttttttgcgattgTGTTAAGTTTTCGGGTTTTCTTACGTAAAGGGATTGCGCCAGAACGTTGGGTCCTCAACTTAATGCGCTTGGAGCGGCGACAGCCGTCACTGGTATCTGCGCCCATGTCGTCATTTACGACGGAGTCCACGCTTTTGTCAAAAGTGGATTTTGACGAGGAAGTCGACGACTTGCGTTTCAACGACGTGCCCGTGGTATCCATGGTCGAAGAGTCCTCGTCGTCGGACCCACTCGATGATGGACGGCCATACATGCTATACATGTCTACAAAGTATAAACAAATTCTACGGTCACCGAAATCGTTCGCGTACAAATCCGATCGTCGAACGCGCGATTATTGAACGGTTATGAAAgtcgattaaaaatgtatcaacagATACTGGCGGACGACCGGCTAAACGAAGCAAACTAACCTTAGCGGAACTCGCGCATGCGGAGTAAAGACACGTCGATCTGCTACAATGTCGTCAATGACAGGCGGTGGCGGGACGCGGTACACGGGAGAAACGCGGAACGAACAGAAGTCCGGTGCTCCGGTCGGTGCGGTACCAAAATGAACCACCCAGCAACCAACCGTGGCGATCCAGCGGCCGGCGACCGTGGCGCGCCCAATACGCGTCGCTTGGCTTGGACTACTGACGGTTTGTTCCACATGTCCGTTGCATATGCATGCCCGTAGAACGTCGTGACCTACTGTCGCGTAGATACTGCGCGGCGCGGTGGTGCAGCTGCAGCGGGGCCCCACTTGTGCCGCCGAAAATCGAAATTTACCTTCATCGCCCGTCGCATTTATTGCCGTCGTCAACCGTACGGTGCAATTgttgtatatacctactcaCACGCCGTGACTGGTTTCTGTGTAAACATTTTGCAATCCGATGGCGCAGGCTCCCGGCAATATATTTTGGCGGGCTCGCTTTGTCTGTTTCTAGGGGTTATCTGTAGATAAAGTTCACCATTGTGACCTAGTGTACACTAAGAGTGAATTTTCAGATTTTCAGTTTTAACTTTCTGCAACGAGgctattatcataaaatattcaaaaagtaaATGATTTGTATCTATATCGATTAATTCTAAtactcaataatattgtttaactaatagtgaaaaatatttcaagttattGCAGTCTGGAGTTAGTATTTAAAAGAGAAacgtaaatgtaaaatataatctataagtctttataaactttttttaaaaaattaacaaaatcataaattaatacataatttaataaagaaatttatactatagataataatattttctgatgtattcttataaatacatttttacatattgtataataaaaaaaaaacttaaccggtcaaataaaaattgagcAGGCCTAAGCCTAATCGGTGTACACTGTTAACACAGTCAGTTTACCGTGTTGCCGCCGTTTCATTTCGCCGCCGTACCACTtcaccaaattaatttttaatcgattttaaataaaataattatatttcagtatataataattagatatctATTATGAAAtcataaacaaaattacaagttaattattgaatattacatcattttttataataa encodes the following:
- the LOC132927903 gene encoding serine-aspartate repeat-containing protein I-like, producing MFVDEVPAAVLIDDVPAAVLIDDVPDVMLIEDVPDTMLIEDVPDADPIPDVIDAVLVDEVPEEEPTPEVIDEVPDEESIPDVIDEVPDEEPIPDVIDEVPDEEHIPDVIDEVPDEEHIPNVIDEVSDEESIPDVIDAVPIDNIPRTLRDDLQADSDSDSDFDSDGNDFYDADNIYDQTNAYVHHSEIETDANVIYGNDNVYGIPEAATDDDDEDINAKAILRQQLSLPDYNYGMDNVNNVREAAAAAAADDDDINAKAFLRQQLSLPDYNYGMDNVGDVPEAAAADYDEDINAKAILRQQLSLPDYHFGMDNVGDVPEAAAADYDEDINAKAILRQQLSLPDYHYGMDNVGDVPETAADAAAADDHDDDDDINAKAVLRQQLSLPNINYEADNIGDVPEAAAADAAAAADAADAANAAADDADAAADDAAAAAADDDDNDDINAKAGPSQQLSLPNNSELIEEINLQLPSAIDSKTIFRREIVDKDPNDPTFGDGFEVDKMFGPMRRRNEIYYHLQWRKGIYSGVGVLEATIIYKKWPDIALTFYQKYYGNL